ACAAGAAGCCAATCTCGGCAAACAATCTCCAGAGAATCTGCTATCCCATTCTGAGAAACACCATTGGCTTGAAAGCACAGATGGCATGCAATGTATGCAGGCAAGTAGCAGGAGCTTATAAGTCCATGAAGTCCAATGGTGAATGGGGGCTTGCTGAGTTCGACGCAAGAACAATGACTCTATCGTATGGCAGAGATTTTTCGTTTAAGGGTGAATATTTAAGCATAACAACCCTCGATGGAAGGAAGAAATACAAGCTAATAATCTACGAGTATGCAAAGCAGTACTTCGATGGGACATGGAAGTTTTTAGCTTCCCGCTTGGTTAAGAGAGGAAACGAATATTACTTCCACCTGTCGGTTGAGAAAGAAGTTCCTGATGTCGATTTGTCGAAGGCTAAAAAGTTCATGGGAGTGGATATAGGGTTAAACTACATAGCGGTTGCATCCACAACGGATTTAGAATGCACATTTTTCGATGGAGGAATAATCAAGCACATCAGACACATGTTCGTTGGGATGAGAGAACGCTTGCAGAGGAAGGGCAGCCGCTCAGCCAAACGAATGCTTAAGCGATTGGCTGGGCGGGAGAAACGGCTCATCAACAATATCTGCCATGTAGCGAGCAAGAGAGTGGTAGAGTTCGCTTTAGAGAAAGGCGTAGACGTGATTGGATTGGAGGATTTGAATGGAATAAGGAAGAGGACGAAGGTTAGGAAAAAGCAGAGATACGACTTTGAGTCGTGGGTT
This window of the Methermicoccus shengliensis DSM 18856 genome carries:
- a CDS encoding RNA-guided endonuclease InsQ/TnpB family protein, which encodes MACNVCRQVAGAYKSMKSNGEWGLAEFDARTMTLSYGRDFSFKGEYLSITTLDGRKKYKLIIYEYAKQYFDGTWKFLASRLVKRGNEYYFHLSVEKEVPDVDLSKAKKFMGVDIGLNYIAVASTTDLECTFFDGGIIKHIRHMFVGMRERLQRKGSRSAKRMLKRLAGREKRLINNICHVASKRVVEFALEKGVDVIGLEDLNGIRKRTKVRKKQRYDFESWVYRKLQFIIEYKAKQRGIAVVYVDPKHTSITCPRCYHVNKANRNGKLFRCKACGYTLNADLVGARNIERRTREFRYMRDSLGCCQPPRRPFEGQAPSVRVG